The genome window CGTTTAATCATATCCTTGACCGCTAATGTGCAGTAACAGCGTTTCCAATGAGATTTTCATGCTCTGTATTGTACAAAAGGGATTTCGGTTTTTTATTTAACTGTTGTTGTATTGTTTCACGGGTAATATCCAAGGGAATCCAATCAGATATCTCAAGAATGTGTAAGTATCTGGCAGTTCAAATGGCATTATGTaatctgtctgtgtgtttggggaaaataataatgtataagGAAATGTATATAATTATAACTAAACTGCAAAAATGaatttcttacttagtatttttgtcttgttttcagtaaaaatatctaaaaattcttatattaagatgtatttgcttgatgagcaaaatgaccaaggaaaataagtctagttatagacaaaaaaaataaacttttagtaaattagtgcttaaaacaagcaacaaaaaaaaactgtcagTGGAATAAgaaattttcttttttcataaacactttcttattccattttgcttgttttaagcacaaattcacttaaattttatattttttgtttcaaaactagacttattttattgggtcattttgctcatcaagaaaatacaacttgatttaagaatttttagacatttttactgaaagtaaaagtaatttttgcagtgcatcTTGGGCTGTATTAATGATGGTTCCCTTTTGTTTTACAAAAGGTTCTGTGGAAAAAAGTTATTTGAATATAAAAGGTTAAAATGGGAAtaaggagttcagatgcaaaacactttaagtgcatctgacatgtttttttgtaaaaaaaaaattgatcaGGCTCTtcaggttcagtaatttcacttttatTGTATCCACAcagtaattgaaatgctttCTTTTCACAAATGTAATTTTAGTCAATTCACTGGTATTAATAAAGACCTTAATGAAGACcgtttcgctgcaaaaccctctaagtgcatgcaagctttttggctactaaaaaaatccacttcttaGGACAAGAcaattgcaaaatcactaaagatgcaactagaaacattgcaaatcagaataataaagaaactgaaccacacattcagTAATTCATGTCACTGCCACATTCGGGTCAAAAGGGACACATGTTTGAATGTAATCCAAGGACCACTGTTCATCCAATTCATCTTCTGTGCACTTAAaggattttgttaaaaaatatatttttatttttaaatgcctTAAGGCCGGGATTAAACAGATTTGAAGTGaaggtatttgatgaacatataatacgtgccgagagcatttggaactatattttatggcataatagcacttttgggagtacttcgactcgcctgaaaagtctgctccccttctccctctcataatgggagagggaggctgttactgcgccgagtcgaagtactcccaaaagtgctattacgccataaaatatagctcctcttttaaatccgcttagaaaagcgctacgttttattttgtaccaccaaacttgctcgtatactcgtcttaaataggaaaaacgttgatgtgtttggtcacttctaactttatctctaaatggtaccattgaatgaatggggctaagctacatgctatcgaagcgtcgcagcgcgctccagcacttatgtgcacgcacacagatgatagagggatgtatcaacaatccttagttaaggtaataacatattttaatattgaaaatgagtagactattcctttaatacaaaatatttcatttaaaaaaaaaatttataacaTTAATTTGagtgaaaagttggatttaCAAAAATTCTAAATGAATTTCACAATAGATATCTTTGTAAGCTGTTTGACCTTCATAAACTTTCATAACTTTGTATttcaagtattcacaacatatagccttctcctaatgactaaattgcacttcctgttttcttttttatattttaaagacaTATAGGCTAAACTgcctttccattgtacactACATTCGGATGAGATTGTTGGATtttgccccctagtggcagtcgtaataaaatttcagtttaatcgtaaattCATGTGAACATTTTGCGCAAGAGCCTcaaaaggcggggtgcatgatcactgaaagccaatgttgacatttaaaatcacctacCCGTAACCAAACACACCCCTAAAACAAAAGAATCTGAACCTGCTTTTGATAGACCCTGcccccaggcaacaatgttggttagtagacacgccccttactgctgattggcacaagtgtgttttggtactcggcccgactcccttttccaaattgttttttaaaaatcatgcaccccgcctttaatttattaatatatttatagttaataatttacttatcagTGATATTACTAAACAATGGTTTTTAAAGGATTCCAGTGTTTTTGAAgtaaacacattgttttgattggaacatattgaaatacatcacttccaaATCAGCGTGTCACATGCGGTGTAGTCGCAcaagtacatttttttaatgcatccaaagctcaaaTTGGACCTAAAAATGCACATGCATATGGCTGGCACCCCACGCAGTCCCTTTCTGACTCTTCTTCCGGTTTATCGGCTGTCATTTCTCATGTACAGTAAaaaggtaaaagtaaccacgctgattttaaatcagacaaaaaCTACCAGCGGGCTggataaagatgattggagGGCCACATTTGGCCCGCCAGTTAACTAGCcctgctttaaagggatagttcacccaaaaataatcATTAGAACAATCATTTCTTCatattgttctaaacctgttgagtttctttattctgttgaacacaaaagaaggtattgataaatgatggtaaccgctgacttccatagtaggaaaagcaaatactatggaagtcaatgggtaccatcaactgtgtgctcacCATCATTTATCTGAGTATcatattttgtgttcaacaaaataaagacaattaaacaggtttagaacaacatgagggtcaagaaattatgacaaaatttacatttttggttgaacttgGTTATTAAAAACCATATTAAAGCTATATATATAACAATGTTAAAGATATCTAGGCTATATTTTAATGAAtgcttttttatattatgtaggataattttatgtagacaaaaaatgactttagctgggtttttacaggcaAGCTCACAAATTAAAAATGTGGTCTTAAACtttcatacagtatgtgtgtttatttttccTGACCTGCACACGTTCCAGGTACTTGTAAACGCGGCACTTGTCCTCCAAGCGCACAACCACAGCATTGGTTGGAACCACGGCCAGATGACAGCGCTCATATTGAAACAGGTCAGCTTCACTTCCATCAGGACACAGGAGCTTTAAGTCTTCCATCTCCAGATCCAAAGCCCACGACTCCTGGTTCTTACCTTACGTGAATAATAATCCATACAAAGGTTTTATTTCTGAAAGTAAGTAACTGAACGAACAGTCCTTAAAACATGATGGTATCCAGTATTCGTCTGAATGAAACCTATATAGGTATAATCGTGAGAAAGCTTCGAGTCACACAGGTATTAATAAACTATGTATCACTGTTACACTTCCATCATGCCTGAACTAAGCTTACCGAGTATAAACAAGGGTTTCACAGAGTCCAGCAGACATACAAAGACACACATTGTTATGAAATACTGCCACCCTGTGTCTATAAGGGAGTGAAACTTGATACAGATTGTGAAGTGAAGGCTACGATTGTCCTCTTACAGGGACttacaaaattacatttaattaataagAAACTGACTTACTGCATTTGGACATTTTTGTCCTAGTGTTTAACTAGCTCTCCTTACACCCTGTATTGGGTAGACAATGCTTTTACTTACCCTGCACGTTGTCAAAGACTGTAGTGTGCTTAACAAAAGCAACATCTCCGAGATTCTCTGCAACGCATCTGCAAAATACAACaacaacttaaaggaatattccattttctttaaagaaaaatccagataatttactcactaccatgtcatccaaaatgtttcaaaggactataaacgatcccaaaaggaggcttagggtcttatctagcgaaacgattgtcatttttgacaagaaaaaaaaatccacttttaaaccacaacttctcgtctagatccggtcgtgatgcgccagcgtgaccccacgcaatacgtcatcacgtcaagaggtcacagaggacgaacgcgaaactccgcctcagtgtttacaagtgtcgagaaaaaggaccgttcctacgttgttgtatgtcaaatgatactaattaatgtctttgtgtcagtttattgtttacaatggtccgcaaatgtgcgttttatacaTGTAACACGTGaactccctacgtcactacgcatttacgttaggttgcgctggaccggacctagacgaaaagttgtggtttaaaagagcatattttttatttttctggtcaaaaatgacaatcgtttctctagataagactcttatgcctcgtttgggatcgtttatagacctttgaaactccgttgaaaaaaactgtgaagtgttaagtattaaatattgggctctattaaagtccattaaaatgtgaaaaatcctgcaatgttttcctcaaaaaacaaaatttcttctcgactgaacaaagaaagacatcaacattttggatgacatggtggtgagtaaattatctggattttttttttaagaaaatggaatattcctttaataaatgtacaatattgCATTAGTACTGGCAAAATATTATTGCATTCTTACTACAGAcaacatatacagtacatagtCTGAATAGAGGATCTCTAGCATTTTTAAACATCTGACCTAAGAGCTCCGGCCTCCCCAAAATGTCGCTCCCGCGGGTTGTTGGCACAGATGTGCCGGTCGTTCTCGTCTCCGATGCAGGCCTCGCAAAGGTTGCGCGGATTGTTGCCTTTGGGATCGTGTTCTGGGTCCTTTACTCCTGGGACACAGCTGTAGCCAAAGAAATCGCCTACCACTGTAAACCATTGGGAAAAGAATATGAAATTTATCAAATGCTTCCAAATAGTGAAATTACATCCCCAGTTTGCAATCAAATTTGAcattcatttattaaatgtgcaAAATACAAAGTACAGAGCCAATAAAATGCAGTTAGCATCTAACCAGAAGTGCATATAGCAGTGTTTACAAATGGaaataaatatgtgtaaatgcaaaataaaaagaTTTGTATAGAGTGCAAAGTTATGAGGTAGAGAAGCAGAGACCAGACTAATAAAACCAGcgctgtttttcaatattttatgttcttacctctacttagacgaatgaatactgtacatacctatcttttttcaatgctgGCACTTAatcttagtttgcagcacttcgacctcgggtgcagtaatattgacgaaagtttgagcgagagggggagtagtcaggagtgctCTTCCGCcttacaatatagttctcattttttatccgcttaaaaaatcgccacgttttattttgtgccaccatacttactcgtgttactactcatgtaacaatctttaaatagggcaaacatggaagtgtttggtggcttctaaattcatccctgtttggatcctaaggaatgagaggctaggctaaatgctaacacattcacgacgagctgtacaaagattaagtgcatggaTGAAAAAAGATAGACATTATTAATTTgactaagttgaggtaagaacatagtaaaatattgaaaaacagtggtgttttcctttaagaataCAATACAAGGTGCATATGAAGTAGTATACACTCTAGTAGTTTAGTATAGTAGTTtacatgctgggttattttatatccagctttgggtcaaaaagggacaaacccagccgttgggttgAAATAAGCAAGAAAATTTGTATTTATGACCCAACAattggttaaaacaacctagcattAGTTAAACTACAACACAACGGGTTGGGTTTGTCGCTGTTTTACCCAGCACTGGGCTTAacataacccagcattttttagggTGTAAACAGATGAGCTCAAGGCAAATTTCTCTATATGTATCGTACTGTATGCTCAGGTACATTTTGTGTCTTATATAGCTCAAAATCATGAATTTCTGTTGTCCGAATTAGTCAGTTTCATTTCTGTTACTGTCAAACTTTGTTACCAAGtcagagccgatggtgtagtgggcagcagTGCACCGACATAAGGTGCAGACGCACTTTTGGCGACCTGAGTTTGAATTTTGGCTCGAGGCCTTTTGCTGATCCCGCAGCCCTTTCTCTCTACcatgtactttcctgtcctctcctgtCATACTGTCTATGCAATAAAGGCAAAAGTGGCccaaaaacaacttaaaaaaaaaactctgttACCAAGGTggagtaacagtgttgacagtcatgtatgtgtgagaaaaagggagagagagtgtgtgtttctgtgtgtatGACTGCCGGCTTTGTTACATACGgtcaacactgttactctaCCTTAGTAACAGAGTTTGACAGCAACAGAACTGACACTGATGACAGGACATCATGATTTCCAGCTATATAAGACACTTTTTACAGAATATATTCAACTGTTATGGCCTGTAACATCTTGTGATCCATGACAATGAGTACTAAataaaaagctgaaaaaaataatgaatttgAACACCAAATGTACCAATAATAtccatttgcatatttatactgcaaaaaatgactttcttacttagtatttttgtcttgttttcagtacaaatatctaaaaattcttaaaaaaagttatcttgtcaattaagaaaaaaatggcatgaaaaaaaatacagctcttactcaatttatgaaaaaactgaagccaaaatgtttactcattttaaactctatgtatgttttgataataatcgttctaaatctgatctctaaaaaaattccttcacaaaaatgcaattatttcagctttttgctaagaaagttgtatttttgaagaaaaatacccatatttaagagtttataaacagagaaacagagaaaattaagataggatgaaacttttttcccaTTTGGTTTGTAAACAAATCTgcaaatggggtaagaaaaaaaatcttgaacttgaaaaatttaataaaaatattcttaCCCCAGTTTTAAGAAAGTAAgtcaatttttgcagtgtactatAGATGGAAAGTTCAGTTTCAAGCAGCatgactacactgtaaaaaaatccgtagaaattacaatgttattgcagctgggttgccggtaacttaccgtagatttaaatttgttatttactggcaatagttggttcaaagttaaataaaaagtctttatctttacagaataaaactatacaataatagcctcatgcaaagcattctgggaaccagaaatcatcatgaacctttttctgttttttgctccagattttgtttcccagaatgttttgcttgatgctgttttttttgtttttttttactctgtaaagataaagacttgtaaatgtttaatgttcatttaactttgaacaaaatgttgccagtaaaaaacataaatgtaaatctacggtaagttaccggcaacccagctgcaatttctacggatttttttaggCATGTTATACAGTTTGTCAACTCTCCACGTGAGTAACATCACAAGATTAAATTGCTATTTTCGACATGTCTCATAAGCTGTCGCCTGGATTGTAAAACAAAACcctacattttattaaaatttgagGTCACAAAGCTTCATTATGCAAAGAAACACATCATGGCAGCATCTCTCACCATGGGGGAAGTTACACTGCTCATCCACACTGATCTGTGATGTGTTCACCAGGAAGCCGATGGGAACGGTCCATCCCACAGTGGTCCTTATCCCAGGATGACAGGAGCTGCGCTCGTGCATCTCCAGCAGGGACAGATCACTGGTTGATGTCCGTGCCAGAGCAACCACATAGTAATTATTGCCATCTGTGTCACAGGTCATATGTCAGTAAAAATATGCAGCAGAGGAAAGACACTTCAAAGGTGCTTCAGGCatattttaaagaaacactACACATGGAAAGTCTTGATGGTAAAGTAGTTCAGATAAAATAGAAACATTATTTGGTCACCTTCATGTCGAAATAAGACTTTCACTTATACAACGTGTACACAAGTCATGTAAAAATCATGTATTGTTGTATCTACACCTACCCAGTGTAATGTAAACTAAAAACTTTCTTAAATGTTTCTCCACAGACTATAGacagaaatgttaaaaaaaaattaagaaaataaagtgACAGTGTCATTATTGACACTGCATATTAATGTGTGCTGAACAAAtcactttttaataaatgaatctataaaatataatttttcgtTTGGAAACATACTCACCTACACCATTATAAGACTCTCCTACTGCCACATCTAAGCCGTAGCAGAATCCAGCTGTGTAGATCTCATCAGCATACATTGTGGCAGCATCTGCAGTGCCattctgataaaaaaaacaatttcactAGACCATATAGACCAATTTCCATCATTTCAGCACTGGTGTAATGAAAAAGCAAATGATGTAAACATATTGTAAGATTGAATTATAAGTCAAGGCGGCGAGTGCACGCAACAAAATCGCAAGAGGGGCAAAAATTAGCACCATCATAAAATTCAATCTGGAATCTATGAGCCTTGTAATAATAAAGTCGTTTTCATGCACCATATGTGGGTTGATTTGTTACTCTCATTATAGATTAAAGATTCAAACAACCTTAATTTGCTTCATGCAGTCTGTGGGACTTTGGCCTCTCACACACAGCAGTTGTCCACGGATGTTTCTGGCTGTGGCATTACCGGCGAGATCCAAACACTTCTGCTCTTCAGGATCAGACACCGTGCACCATCTGACTGCAAAGAAACAACAGGTGATtataactgaaaatgtttcattttgacAAGCATAGCCTAATTCATCTGATATTTAATTTGCAGAACTTTTAAACATTAAAGCATAAGCTTCATACATCAAATTGATCAAAAGGTTTTTGGTCAGATAATGAGAAactatgtgaccctggaccacaaaacataAGTCATAAGTCGCAAGGGTATAtgtgtagcaatagccaacaccATTGTATTGCTCaaattatcaatttttttaataccAAAAATCAGTAGGATATTAAGTACAGAttatgtttcatgaagatattttgtaaaatgtcttactataaatatacagtactCTACAAAAGTTGTAGGCCACCCCCACCAGCCttattgttttagcaaagtttcaatgtccatccatatttatttctcACTCTTTATTaagataaaaacagaaaatacagaaaatatgtgcacaaatttaaaaacaaaacaattttcagaaatacatttctactttaggcatcagtcagtattagtttgacctctcttggcatgaaacgcatcttgagctttttgagGAAACTGAAGTCTTGAAGTCatttgattagaattagaaattaggatttaactttgtttagttttaagagatcctgcaagctgcctgctattgctcaagtggaaggggagttaaCCTAAAtacttatacttttatactgtttttaatactacat of Misgurnus anguillicaudatus chromosome 2, ASM2758022v2, whole genome shotgun sequence contains these proteins:
- the otomp gene encoding otolith matrix protein 1, whose product is MLDQKEKSQERNFCKGAGKFSGLSPFGGLLFIDIMNHPGGHLAVALLLLILVSMSTENNIIRWCTVSDPEEQKCLDLAGNATARNIRGQLLCVRGQSPTDCMKQIKNGTADAATMYADEIYTAGFCYGLDVAVGESYNGVDGNNYYVVALARTSTSDLSLLEMHERSSCHPGIRTTVGWTVPIGFLVNTSQISVDEQCNFPHVVGDFFGYSCVPGVKDPEHDPKGNNPRNLCEACIGDENDRHICANNPRERHFGEAGALRCVAENLGDVAFVKHTTVFDNVQGKNQESWALDLEMEDLKLLCPDGSEADLFQYERCHLAVVPTNAVVVRLEDKCRVYKYLERVQNAFGNATEGFSLFSSVGYGQPDVLFSDSTKKLLRVMGTYTSWLGPSYTTILKAFECEGLC